A region of the Corynebacterium falsenii genome:
CCATCCACGATCCCTCAATCAAGGACGATGTCATCGGCGAGGTCGAGATCCTGCCCGCCACCAAGCTCGTTGCCCCGACCGCCGCTGGCCAGTCGTGGCAGGTGAACTTCCGCACCATGGTCGTGGTGAACCCGGCTCGTCAGTGGGCTGTGGAGCGCGTCATTCGCTCCGCCCTGCTTAACGTGTTCTGGGATCGTTACGATTTGCCCTCGGCCTTCGCTCAAGCCGATTTCGGCGACGCCCAAACGATCGCATCCCCCGGCGCATCCGAAGGTACGAAGACCGGTTCCGCTGGCTCGAAGCACGATTCGGTGAAGCCCAACCAGCAGGATGTCTCCAGCGACGCGCCCACGCAGGTGTTCCAGCGAGCTGATCAGACCTCGAAGTCCACCGGGTCAGCGGATTCTGGAAAGAGCTCGGCCGCAATGGGAGCAGCAGCGGGTGCTGCGGGAGTGGCTGCGGCTGCAGCGGGAGCCAAGGCTGACTCGAAGTCTGATGTAAAGGCTGGGTCCAGCACTAGGGCCAGCGCAGGAGCCGACGCTCAGGACAAGCCGGCGGAAGACGCAGCCGCCGTGGAATCCGCGCCCGACAAGGACGACGGCCCGGGCTCCCCGTCCGACGTCACCGCGCCGGTCGACGCTACCGACGCTACCGCCTCCACTGACTCCACTAACTCCAACGACTCCACCGATGATGACGACATCTGGAACGGCGTGTGGCGTGGAGACACCTACGACTCCAAGTTCAAGAATGCTCTGAGCATCGGTGGTCGTATCCGCCCGTCCACCACGGGCCTCATCCTCGGCCTCATTCTCACGGGCGGCTTGGCACTGGCCTCAAGCAACCCCGAAGGGGCCAGCGCGGGTGTCCTCTCCCCCGATCATTGGCGCGATGACAAACCCGTGGCGACCCAGGAGCACAAGCCCAGTGAGGCGTCGACCACCCCAGAACCGACCAGTGAGCAGGCCCCGGCCACCCAAACACCCACTGATACGAGCGGCACGCAGCAGCCCAGCAACGTACAACAGCCACAGCAAACCACCTCGCCGACCACGAGCCAGCAGCAGCCGCAGCAGGATGAACCGACCCAGCAGCAAGGCTCCCAGCGCCAGCCCAACGCAGCGGGGCGCGGTAATGGTGGGGCGCAGACAGGTACTGGCAGCGCCCAGCCGAGCTCGGCGGCAAGCCAGACCAGCTGACCCAGACCAGCTGGCCCTGACCAGCTAGGGCAACCGAGGGCGGAACGAGGGTGAATTAGATGGGCTCGCGGAGGAACTGATTAAATAGCAATCATGAGCTCTCAGGATTCCGATCCCACACCCCAGCCCTCGCAGCGGCCGGTTCCGCAGGCGTCCGACAGCACCGGACGAACCGTCCTGCGACCCAGCCGAGAGCACATCCTCGGCGGGTTTCTCATGTTCCTCATTTGCCTGATTTTCACGGGTTACAAGGTGGAATGGTTCTTCTGGGTTCCGCTTGTGCCGATCCTCTTCATCGTGTGGGTGCTGCGAGCGCGTACCATCGTGGGCGGCTCTGGGATTGAGGCGAAGTACCTCTTCCGCCGCTCCCAGTCCGTGGCTTGGGACGATTTTCAGTCCATCCGCTTTAGTAAGCGAGGCCGCGCGTTCGCCGCTCGTCAGGATGACACCCAGTTCTGGCTGCCCGGTGTGACGTTTAATTCTCTCGTCGCTTTGCACGAGGCCAGCGACGGCCGCATTCCGGACCCGGTGACCCCGGGACGCATGGCGGCGCAAGACAAGGTTCAGGTTGTTCACAAGGACGGCTACGCCGTGCTGATGGACAAGGACGAATACGCCGAATACGAGGCCGCGCGGCGCCGCGAGGCAGAAGCTGAAGCAGAAGCAGCAGCATCCCAGGACAATTCCAAGAAAGAGCACTAACTTCATGAACGCCATCCCATTGCGATCATCCGTCACCACCCAGGGCCGTAACGCGGCAGGTGCGCGTGCGCTCTGGCGGGCCACGGGCATGTCCGATGACGATTTCGACAAGCCGATCATCGCCATCGCCAACTCCTACACCCAGTTCGTCCCTGGCCACGTCCATCTCAAGGACGTCGGCGAGATCGTGGCAGACGCCGTCCGCGCCGCCGGTGGTGTGCCCCGCGAGTTCAACACCATCGCCGTGGACGATGGCATCGCCATGGGCCACGCCGGCATGCTCTACTCCCTGCCCAGCCGCGAGGTCATCTCCGACGCCGTGGAATACATGGTCAACGGCCATGCCGCCGACGCCCTGGTGTGCATCTCCAACTGCGACAAGATCACCCCCGGCATGCTCAACGCCGCAATGCGGTTGAACATCCCGGTCGTGTTCGTCTCCGGTGGCCCCATGGAAGCCGGTAAGGCCGTGGTGGTCGACGGCGTGGCACAGGCCCCCACCGACCTCATCACCGCCATTTCCGCCTCTGCCTCCGAGGCCGTCAATGCCCAGTCCCTGCTCAAGGTTGAGCAGGCCGCCTGCCCCACCTGCGGTTCGTGCTCCGGCATGTTCACCGCAAACTCCATGAACTGCCTCACCGAGGCCTTGGGTCTGTCCCTGCCGGGCAACGGCAGCACGCTGGCCACCCACGCCGCCCGTCGTGACCTGTTCACCAAGGCCGGCACCACCATCGTGGAGCTGTGCAAGCGCTACTACGGCGAAGGCGATGAATCCGTGCTGCCCCGCAGCATCGCCACCCGCGAAGCCTTCGAGAACGCCATGGCCTTGGACATGGCCATGGGTGGTTCCACCAACACCGTGCTGCACATCCTCGCCGCCGCCCAGGAGGGCGAGGTGGACTTCGGCCTGCACGACATCGACGAGCTGTCCAAGCGCGTTCCGTGCCTGTCGAAGGTCTCCCCGAACTCGGATTACCACATGGAAGACGTCCACCGCGGCGGCGGCATCCCGGCGATCCTCGGCGAGCTGTACCGCGGCGGCAAGCTCAACGAGGGCGTGCACTCCGTGCACTCCGCCACACTGAAGGAATGGCTGCTGCACTGGGACATCCGCTCCGGCGAAGCCAGCGAGGAAGCCATCGAGCTGTTCCACGCCGCTCCCGGCGGAGTCCGCACCACCGAACCCTTCAGCACCGACAACCGCTGGTCGGACCTCGACACGGATGCGGAAAAGGGCGTGATTAGGGACGTCGAGCATGCCTACACCGCAGACGGTGGCCTGGTGATCCTGCGCGGAAACCTCGCCGAAAACGGTGCCGTGATCAAGGCCGCCGGCATCGACGAGGAACTATGGCACTTCGAGGGCAAGGCTCTGGTCGTGGAGTCGCAGGAGGACGCCGTGCGCGTGATCCTGGACAAGAAGGTGCAGCCCGGCGACGTGATCGTTGTGCGCTACGAAGGCCCGTCCGGTGGCCCGGGTATGCAGGAAATGCTGCACCCGACCGCCTTCCTCAAGGGCTCTGGCCTGGGCAAGAAGTGTGCACTGATTACGGATGGGCGCTTCTCCGGCGGATCCTCCGGCATCTCGGTGGGCCACATCTCCCCCGAGGCTGCCCACGGTGGCGCTATCGGCCTGGTCCGCGACGGCGACCCGATCACCATCGACGTGCACAACCGCCGACTGACCCTGGACATCTCCGACGAGGAGCTGGCCGAGCGCCGGGCGGAGATGGAGGCCTCCGAGCGTCCGTGGAAGCCCACCACCCGTCAGCGCAAGGTCACCAAGGCACTGCGCGCCTACGCCGCGATGGCCACCAGCGCGGACAAGGGCGCGGTGCGCCAGGTCGACTACGAGCTCTAGTCAGAGCCGCGAGCCCAGAGCCCTGCACCCTGAGCTCCGAGTCCAAGGCTCCGCGCCTGCCTACAGCAACTCCACCGCCGCCGCGGCGTGGATGCTGTCACTGAGCTGCTCCAGCTGCTGAGATTCCACCTTCCAGCGCTGCCAGTACAGGGGCACGTCCAGGTACTTGCCCTCCATGAGCCACACCAGCAGGCCCCGTTCGATGAGCGGGGCCGCTTGGCGTTCCGGCACCATTCCCCACCCGGTTCCCGCCACCATGGCGGCGGTCAGCGCCTCGAACGAGGGCACCCGCGATTCCCGCCTGTTCTCGTACCGGCGCTCGGGGCTCCTCCCCGGGCCGTGCACGCCCGAATCGAATTCCTCCCAGTGCTCCTCAAGGAAGCTTTCCTCCATGTGGTCCTTCGAGCCAAACCTCGCGGCCGGCAGCGTAGCGAACGTGTGCTCCCCACTATCCAGCAGTGCCGCGACCTTCGGCGCCGCCACCGCTACGTAGCGCTGAATGCCTAAGTATTCGCTCTGGCACCCGGCCACGGGGCTGCCTTCCGTGGTCACGGCCGCCATGCAGTCGCCGCGTCGCAACAGCCGCAGCGAGTGTTTCTCGTCCTCCACGCGGATGTACAGGTCGATGGTGGTCAGGGCTCCCACGTCCGGCAGGATGCGCTGGAACCACGTGCCCAGCGAGTCCGCGTTCACGGCCACGGTCAGCGGCACGGCGCTGAGATTTCCACCTAGGTGCAGCGACGCTTCCCGCTGCAGCAGCTGCATCCTCCGCGCGGTCTGCACGAGGATCTCCCCAGCCGGGGTCGCCGTGGGCGGTGTGCTGCGTCGAATGAGCACACGGCCCGCTTCGGACTCCAGGGTTTTGATGCGTTGACTCACCGCGCTGGGGCTGATGCCCAGGGCGGAGGCGGCGGCGTCGAAGCTTCCAAGATCGACGATGGCGAGGAGCGTGTCCAGGTGTCGGTAGGCCATGAAGCAATTCTAACGTATCTTTAGATCGCTTAGATTGCCTTCATTGAGTGTCAAATTTACGCTAAGACTCATGGAAAATCAGTGGCTACATCTTATGATTCAGGGTTTCGTTCTGTGGATTTCGCTTATGGTTGCGATTGGTCCGCAGAACGCTTTGGTGATTAAGCAAGGCCTGCGCAAACACGCGCTGGCCCCGGTGCTCGCTGTCGTGATGATTAGCGACATCGTGCTCGTGGCACTCGGCATCCTCGGCGTGGGGGCCGTGGTTGAGCGAGCCCCGTGGCTGCTGACTCTGCTGAGGTGGGGCGGCGTGGCGTACCTCCTCTGGTTCGCCTACACCTGTTTCCGCGATGCCCGGTCGCCACAATCCCTCTCTGCGTCCGACGCCCCAACGTACGCAAATGCCCCCGCCTCTTTCGGTGGCACCGATGAGCCCCGGGTGACAGTGAGCGGTGATTACGATTCCACCGGCTCCGGCCAGGTGGCCACGAAGGTGCAGGTATCCTCGCACACCCGACAGGCTGCTGTGTCCGTTACCGGCCCGGTCATGGCGGCGCTGGCGATGAGTTGGTTGAACCCCGGCGCGTACATTGACGGCATCATGCTGGGCAGCGTGGCCAACCAGTTCGGCGACATGGCTATTGCGGTCGGCGCGGGCGCGTTGTGCGCTACTGCGCTGTGGTTCCCAGTTTTGGGCTATGGTGCGCGGGCACTGGCCGGTCCGCTGTCTCGCCCGAAGGTGTGGTCGTGGATCAATATCGGCATCGGTGTGATGATCTTGACTGTTGCGGCGCGCATCGCGTTCGCGATGTAGCACCGTTGACGCTCTCGGATGACCCGGCTTAAGCTTTCCTTAGAAGGCGATTGGCGCGTTGGTTGATAGCTGGCACAGAGTCGGCACAGAGTCGGCACAGAGTCGGCGCGGCGACGGCGACAACGTTGGCGCACAGCCAGCGCAGCCAGCGCAGCCAGCGCAGAGCAGGGCGATCATGACACCAGTGATTGAGGCGCACAGCCTCCACAAATCTTTCGGCGCGGTGCATGCTGTGCGTGGCATTGACCTGACTGTCGAGCGCGGCAGCATCTACGGCCTTATCGGCCCGAATGGCGCTGGCAAGTCCACGGTCCTGCGCATTCTGGTGGATCTCATTCGCCCTGATAGTGGGGAAATATTAGTGCTGGGGAGCGCCCCACAGTCGGCGAGCCCCGCGTTACGTCGACGGATCGGATACCTGCCGGGGGAAGTGCAATTCCACGAGCGCTGCGACGGGCGCTCCCTGCTAGAGCGGTTCGCCAGCATCAGTGGGCGGGTGCCGCCGGGCAGGATCGACGCCCTTGCCGAACGGCTGGACCTGGATCTCGCCCGGCCCGTCCGCTCGCTGTCGAAGGGCAACCGACAGAAGCTGGGCCTGATCCAGGCATTCATGCACTCCCCTGAGCTGCTCATCCTCGACGAGCCGACTAGCGGCTTGGATCCGCTCATGCAGCGTGAATTCATGGGGCTGGTCCGTGAGGCTCAAGATAATGGCCAGACTGTCTTGTTGAGCTCGCACATCCTCGGGGAGGTCCAGTACACGGCGGATGCCGCTGCGGTGCTGGCGCAGGGCTCAATCGTGGCGCACGGTGATGTTGCATCGCTCCGGCTGGCGGGTACGTCTCGGATTCGTGCTGTGGTTGCTGGCGCTGATCCCGAGCAGCTCAGCGTGCAGTTGGAGCAATGCGATGGGCTGTCGGATCTCGTGGTTCGCCGCTTTGGCGCTACGACTGGCACTGCGACTAGCGCGGAGGCGGACCCCTCATCCAACGTCGTACAGGTCTCCGGTCTCCTGCGCGGCGAGCCAGACGCCACCATCAAAGCCCTCGCCAACTACACCATCCGCGATCTTGCCCTCGAGGAGCCGGACCTCGAAGAATCCGTGCTGGAACTCTACGGACATTCGGAGAGCGCATCATGACCACCTTGCCCATCCTCCGCTGGCAGCTGCGCGACGGCATCCGCGGCCTCATCGCCTGGTCACTCGCACTCATCGCTGTCTTATGCGTGTACTTGCCGATCTATCCGAGCATCCACTCTCCCGCCCTAACGGAGATGGTTGACTCCCTCCCCCAGCAGATGTCCGGCTTCTTCGGCATGGATTCCATCGCCACGGGCGCCGGCTACACCCAGGCCACGTTCTTCGGGCTGCTGGGTTACGTGCTCGCCGCCATCGCCTGCATCTCTTGGGGATCCAAGGCTATTGCCGGAGCCGAAGATTCAGGACGGCTAGAGATGATTCTCACCCATGCTGTCGGGCGTGGGCGCTACGCCCTGGAAAGTCTGCTCGCTCTCACCGTGCGCGTTGTCGTTCTGTGCGTCATCGCGGCCACCGCCATCCTGATTCTCAACGGCCCGTCCGATCTCGGCCTCGCGCCGAGTCACATTGTGATCACCACGTGCGTGTGGGGAATGCTAGCGCTGACGTCGGGCATCACGGCCCTGTCCGTCGGCGCCATGACGGGGCGCCCGAGTTGGGCTAACGGTGCCGGCGCCGCGCTCACTGTGGTGTCCTACATATTCGACGCCATCACACGGACCACCACCAACCTCAACTGGTTGTCTTACTTTTCCCCCTACCACTGGGCGTATGGTGATTCCCCGCTGCAGACGGGCAATGCCTGGGGCGGAATGGGTCTGCTGGCGGGCTTGTGCGCAGTACTGTTCGCGCTGGGTTATGCCGCTTTCACCCGGCGCGACGTGTGCTGACACGCCGGGGTGTGTTGGGCATTAGTTGAAGGGGTTGCCGCCGCCGATGGCCAGCCACAGCACCACTGTCGCTGCCACGGCGACGATGGCGAAAATCCACGCCGAGACGAGCGGGCGGGTGTTCCATGCCCGGTTGCGGTCCAGCGAAATGCTTCCGGGACCGGCGAAGATCGTCGCCATTGTGCCGGTGCCGATGAGGACCCACATTTGGATGTAGGGGCTCAGGCCATAGGGCCACAGGGTGCCTTGGTAGTTGTTGAACTCGTTGAGGGTCATAAAGCCCGCCACGACCGCAGCCAAAGCTGCGGCAAATGGTGTGAGCAGGCCAAGGATTAGCAGACCACCGGCGACCACCTCGGCGGCGGGAACCACGACGGCAAGGATCTGCGCGCCGTTGTAGTCCGACCACTGCTGCTGCAGCACGTCAAGCCCCGGATCCCCGCCGAAGGCGAAGAGGGTCTGCAGGCCGCGCACGAGTAGGAGTCCGCCGATAACCAGGCGGAGCAACAGCAATCCGAAGCTCAGCGTGCCGCGCTTGGGCTGTGCCTCCTTTGTGGTGGTCTCTGCTGTTTCGGCTGTCTCCGCGCCATCCGTCTTGACCATCTCCACGTTCTCGGGAGTGGCGCCATTGTCAGCCTTCACACCGTGAGCATCGTCCCCGGCCTTACCGGCTGACTGAGCCGCATTAGCGCGGTCGGCCGTCGCAGCTCCGGCAACACCAGCAGCACCTGCTGCCCCTGCTACGGGGACGGGCTTGGTTTCGTTGCGCTTGAGGAAGGACAGCTCCTCGCGTCCATTATCGGCACCAGACTTCGCACCGGCCGGGTTCCCGGACGCGGATCCGGGCTGGGCTGCCGTGGCAGTGTTGGGGTCGAATGACGGATCGGCACCATTACCACGCCCCGCTGCCGGAATGGGCTTCACTGTACGATCGGCCGGTCCGGTGTCCTTACCAGCTCGCGCACCGGTGCCGCCTGCCGCAGCAACACCTGCTGCACCCGCTGCACCCGCTGCACCCGCCGCGCCTGCGGCACCTGCGGCGGCATCACGGGCTCCATGCTCGTCCTGCGACTCCTTAGGCAGGGCCTCCTTCGGCTGAGGCTTGGCCTGGATGCGCTGAGGCCGCGCACGGCCCAGAACCTCGTAGATGTCGCGCCGCTTAGGCTTGTCACCCTCAGACCCGCCGGACGTCTTGGACTCCCCCGCAGGCTTGCCCACTGTGGCCTTTTCCGTAGGCTTGCCCGCCTTGGGCTCACCCACAGCCTTATTCACCTTGGTGGCCTCGGCAGAGCTGCCAACTTTCTCAACCTTCTGAGCCTTCTGAGCCCTCTCGGCCTTCCCAGCCTTGCCGGGCTTCTCAGACTCGGCAGATTTCTGAGCTGCGCTGGACGATGCAGGCTTTGCAGCCTTATCTGCCTTGCCGAGGTTGGCAGACTTCTCGGCAGCAGACTTCGCAGTTGCCGGCTTCTTATCTACCGGTTGCTTTGCAACGGATTCCTTCTCCGCAGACTTCTTTCCTGCAGAGGTCCTGCCCACATTCCTTTTGCCTACCGGGGCACTCTTCGCAGGCTTGTGGCCTGCAGGCTCCTTCCCTGCTGGCACAGTCCCCTCCGACGCCTCCCGACGGTACACAGGCACGTCAATGTCTGCTGCCTCATCATCGAAAGCCCGGGGGTCAAAGAGTTCATCATCTGACTGGGGTCGGTTTGGCTTCTTTGGAGTATTCACGCACTCCAGCCTATTCCGACTCTCCCTCCGCGCCGCGCACCTCACACGGCATGTCGGCATGTCAGGGGCACAAAAACTCGCATGCACGCCAAGCCACCGCAACACCCAAACTGAGCAC
Encoded here:
- the ilvD gene encoding dihydroxy-acid dehydratase → MNAIPLRSSVTTQGRNAAGARALWRATGMSDDDFDKPIIAIANSYTQFVPGHVHLKDVGEIVADAVRAAGGVPREFNTIAVDDGIAMGHAGMLYSLPSREVISDAVEYMVNGHAADALVCISNCDKITPGMLNAAMRLNIPVVFVSGGPMEAGKAVVVDGVAQAPTDLITAISASASEAVNAQSLLKVEQAACPTCGSCSGMFTANSMNCLTEALGLSLPGNGSTLATHAARRDLFTKAGTTIVELCKRYYGEGDESVLPRSIATREAFENAMALDMAMGGSTNTVLHILAAAQEGEVDFGLHDIDELSKRVPCLSKVSPNSDYHMEDVHRGGGIPAILGELYRGGKLNEGVHSVHSATLKEWLLHWDIRSGEASEEAIELFHAAPGGVRTTEPFSTDNRWSDLDTDAEKGVIRDVEHAYTADGGLVILRGNLAENGAVIKAAGIDEELWHFEGKALVVESQEDAVRVILDKKVQPGDVIVVRYEGPSGGPGMQEMLHPTAFLKGSGLGKKCALITDGRFSGGSSGISVGHISPEAAHGGAIGLVRDGDPITIDVHNRRLTLDISDEELAERRAEMEASERPWKPTTRQRKVTKALRAYAAMATSADKGAVRQVDYEL
- a CDS encoding LysE/ArgO family amino acid transporter, which gives rise to MVAIGPQNALVIKQGLRKHALAPVLAVVMISDIVLVALGILGVGAVVERAPWLLTLLRWGGVAYLLWFAYTCFRDARSPQSLSASDAPTYANAPASFGGTDEPRVTVSGDYDSTGSGQVATKVQVSSHTRQAAVSVTGPVMAALAMSWLNPGAYIDGIMLGSVANQFGDMAIAVGAGALCATALWFPVLGYGARALAGPLSRPKVWSWINIGIGVMILTVAARIAFAM
- a CDS encoding ABC transporter permease subunit, translating into MTTLPILRWQLRDGIRGLIAWSLALIAVLCVYLPIYPSIHSPALTEMVDSLPQQMSGFFGMDSIATGAGYTQATFFGLLGYVLAAIACISWGSKAIAGAEDSGRLEMILTHAVGRGRYALESLLALTVRVVVLCVIAATAILILNGPSDLGLAPSHIVITTCVWGMLALTSGITALSVGAMTGRPSWANGAGAALTVVSYIFDAITRTTTNLNWLSYFSPYHWAYGDSPLQTGNAWGGMGLLAGLCAVLFALGYAAFTRRDVC
- a CDS encoding ABC transporter ATP-binding protein — protein: MTPVIEAHSLHKSFGAVHAVRGIDLTVERGSIYGLIGPNGAGKSTVLRILVDLIRPDSGEILVLGSAPQSASPALRRRIGYLPGEVQFHERCDGRSLLERFASISGRVPPGRIDALAERLDLDLARPVRSLSKGNRQKLGLIQAFMHSPELLILDEPTSGLDPLMQREFMGLVREAQDNGQTVLLSSHILGEVQYTADAAAVLAQGSIVAHGDVASLRLAGTSRIRAVVAGADPEQLSVQLEQCDGLSDLVVRRFGATTGTATSAEADPSSNVVQVSGLLRGEPDATIKALANYTIRDLALEEPDLEESVLELYGHSESAS
- a CDS encoding DoxX family membrane protein, with translation MGRTSAGKKSAEKESVAKQPVDKKPATAKSAAEKSANLGKADKAAKPASSSAAQKSAESEKPGKAGKAERAQKAQKVEKVGSSAEATKVNKAVGEPKAGKPTEKATVGKPAGESKTSGGSEGDKPKRRDIYEVLGRARPQRIQAKPQPKEALPKESQDEHGARDAAAGAAGAAGAAGAAGAAGVAAAGGTGARAGKDTGPADRTVKPIPAAGRGNGADPSFDPNTATAAQPGSASGNPAGAKSGADNGREELSFLKRNETKPVPVAGAAGAAGVAGAATADRANAAQSAGKAGDDAHGVKADNGATPENVEMVKTDGAETAETAETTTKEAQPKRGTLSFGLLLLRLVIGGLLLVRGLQTLFAFGGDPGLDVLQQQWSDYNGAQILAVVVPAAEVVAGGLLILGLLTPFAAALAAVVAGFMTLNEFNNYQGTLWPYGLSPYIQMWVLIGTGTMATIFAGPGSISLDRNRAWNTRPLVSAWIFAIVAVAATVVLWLAIGGGNPFN
- a CDS encoding mechanosensitive ion channel family protein, whose product is MAFSYYFFRLWEWFVAHGIPLIALTLVAILIPRIGRLTIRIVANRGHAGAEAKKARLALVGAMVYVVQIVAYFIVILLALTNLGVPAMSAALPATVVSAAVGFGAQKVIQDFLAGFFIISERQFGVGDYVSFDGTSGDIEGTVVALTLRATRIRTPSGEVVTVPNGSAGVITNFSQDWSRAVVDLAIPLQSGESMDDLLERVNHTASEAIHDPSIKDDVIGEVEILPATKLVAPTAAGQSWQVNFRTMVVVNPARQWAVERVIRSALLNVFWDRYDLPSAFAQADFGDAQTIASPGASEGTKTGSAGSKHDSVKPNQQDVSSDAPTQVFQRADQTSKSTGSADSGKSSAAMGAAAGAAGVAAAAAGAKADSKSDVKAGSSTRASAGADAQDKPAEDAAAVESAPDKDDGPGSPSDVTAPVDATDATASTDSTNSNDSTDDDDIWNGVWRGDTYDSKFKNALSIGGRIRPSTTGLILGLILTGGLALASSNPEGASAGVLSPDHWRDDKPVATQEHKPSEASTTPEPTSEQAPATQTPTDTSGTQQPSNVQQPQQTTSPTTSQQQPQQDEPTQQQGSQRQPNAAGRGNGGAQTGTGSAQPSSAASQTS
- a CDS encoding PH domain-containing protein, producing the protein MSSQDSDPTPQPSQRPVPQASDSTGRTVLRPSREHILGGFLMFLICLIFTGYKVEWFFWVPLVPILFIVWVLRARTIVGGSGIEAKYLFRRSQSVAWDDFQSIRFSKRGRAFAARQDDTQFWLPGVTFNSLVALHEASDGRIPDPVTPGRMAAQDKVQVVHKDGYAVLMDKDEYAEYEAARRREAEAEAEAAASQDNSKKEH
- a CDS encoding ArgP/LysG family DNA-binding transcriptional regulator, which translates into the protein MAYRHLDTLLAIVDLGSFDAAASALGISPSAVSQRIKTLESEAGRVLIRRSTPPTATPAGEILVQTARRMQLLQREASLHLGGNLSAVPLTVAVNADSLGTWFQRILPDVGALTTIDLYIRVEDEKHSLRLLRRGDCMAAVTTEGSPVAGCQSEYLGIQRYVAVAAPKVAALLDSGEHTFATLPAARFGSKDHMEESFLEEHWEEFDSGVHGPGRSPERRYENRRESRVPSFEALTAAMVAGTGWGMVPERQAAPLIERGLLVWLMEGKYLDVPLYWQRWKVESQQLEQLSDSIHAAAAVELL